Below is a window of Planctomycetes bacterium MalM25 DNA.
AGGCGTTCGACCATCCGCCGATAGCGCCCGACGCCCTCCTCGGTCAGAGGGCGTTGCGAGTCGTCGGGCCAGCCGGGGTCGCCGTAGTGCCCCGCCCAGGCGTGGCGTGCGAGGTAAACGAGCATCTTTAGCCTCCCGTGGTGCTAGCGCGATCGCCAGAGCGTCTCGTCGTGGATCCCGAGCTCGGCCTGCTTCGCCGCGATGTCGCTCTTGAACCGCTTCGCATCGACCGGATAACCAGCGGTCGGCTTCAGGCCGGGGACGTGCCCGGTCCAGTACGCGTTGAAGGCCTGCATGCTGATCTCGCGGAGCAGCTTCGCGGTCATTGAGGCCAGCGCGACGGGCAGCTCCTCCTCGCCGCCGCTGCGGAAGCGGAACGCGAGCCGCTCGCCCTGCCGGTAGCGGCTCTCGGGGCGGGACTCGCTGAGCACCTCGACCCAGCCGGCGTCGAAGTGCTCCTGCAGCAGGCCGGCGTAGCGGTTGCGGCCGCCGTGCTTGTCGAAGACGACTTCGCACGCGTCGCCTTCGGCAACGACCGATTCGTACAAGCGCTTGGCGAGGCCGATCGAGATGAACGATAGGGCCGCGCCCTTGGTGCCGTGCTCATCAACGAGGCGGTTGAACTCGCCGGGGTAGACGAGCCGGGCCGCCAGCCGCGGTCCTTCGACGCCCCCCTCTTCGCAAACCTCGCTCAGCAAGTTGGTGGCGGCTCGCAGATCGCCTCCGTCGAGATCGATCAGAGCGGGCGGGTCGAATCCCTCGTGCCATGGCAACGCTGTTCGAGCGTTGTCGGGGTCGGCGCCCAAACGATCGACCAAGGCGTTCCAGCCGGGCGCCTCGCCGAGCGCCGCGTAGACGGCTTGTTCGAGCTTCGCGAGCCCTCCGCCCGGCTGGTAGACCGCCTTCGAGTCGGCGATGAGCAGGCGCTCGTCCCGGGTCGGTTCGCGGGCGACGGCGCTAGCAAGGACCGTGTCGAGATCGGCGCCCGGCGGCGTTCGCCAGGCGCTGGCCGCCACGACCAGCGGGCCGAGGTTCGGGCCGTAGCCCGCCTCGTCGACGCCGATCCGCCAGGTCGCCTCTGTCGGTTCACTCATGCGTCCGATTGTAGGGGTCACGGCGACGACGCGTGAGCGGGCGCAAGCTACCCTTGGGGATGGCTCCCCGTCCCCGACAAGCCGGCTTCACGCTCATCGAGCTGATCACGATCGCGCTGATCCTCGGCATCCTGAGCGGCGTCGCGATCCCGCGGCTGTACACGGGCTACGACGAGGCCGCGATCGGGGCGACCGTGTCGCACCTTAAAACGATCGCCCTCGCCGCGGAGATGCTCCAGAACGAGACCGGGGACTGGCCCAGCGACGCCGCCACCGGCGACCTGCCGACCGAGCTAAGCGGCTTCTTGCGGCCCAACCTGTTCGCGGTGGCATGCCCCACCGGCGGTGCGTACGAGTGGGACACGAATGTCGATTCCGTGGCGGCGCGCGTGAAGATCGTTCGCGAGACGAACGAGCGAAGCGTGTGGGTGCGGATCGACTCCCTGCTCGACGACGGCGCCCTGACCACCGGCCGGATGACCGCCGAGATCACGGCGGGGCGCGACGAGCTCCGCTGGGTGATCGATCCGTAACTCAATCAGCCGCGGGGTCGATCCCCGCGCCACGCAGCACGACGTCGCTGAAGCGATCGATCATCTTCTGCGTGTTGAACTGCTCGTTGACCAGGTCAGCCGCGCGGCGGCCCATGGCGTCGAGCTCCTCGCGTGGCAGCGAGCGGATCGCGTCGATGGCGGCGATCGCGCCGTCGACGTCGCCGTGTTCGAGCGACCAGCCGATCCGGTCGGCGGGGTTGTCCTCGCTCAGCAGGTCGGTCACGTGGCTCGGTCTCGGCCCGGCGTACAACACGGGCCGGCCGAGCGCAAGCGCGCCGTAGACCTTGCACGGGTGGACGCAGCCGACGACCGCGTCGCCCAGCGTGACTAGGTGCACATCGGCCGCCGAGAGCGAGTAGCGGATCGTCTCCAGCGGCTGGTACGGCAGGCTGATCAGGTTGGTCGGGTTGTGCTTGGCGATCGTCTCCTCGACCGACTTCTTCCGCACCCCCCCGCCGATGAACATGAAGAGCAGGTCCTCGCGGTCCTGCATCCGCACGGCCGCTTCGAGGATGGTCTCGATCGGGTTGGTGAGCGCGTGGTTGCCGCTGTACATAACGACGAATTTGCCGTCGAGGTTGTGCTCCTTGCGGAACGGGTTCTCGCGGTGCGGCAGGGGCTCGTCGTGCTGGCCGTGCGGCCAGGGGGGCATGACGGTCATCTTGTCGGTGACGTCGTGCTTCTTGTTCAGGCGTTCCGCCATGAAGCGGTCTAGCGCCACCACCTCCGCGGACCGGCGGAGGATCATCCGGTTGAACCAGTTGAACACGCGCGCTGAGAACGCGGTCTCCTTGATCTTCCCCAGCTGGATCATCTGATCCGGGTTCAGGTCCATCACCCAGTAGGTGATCGGCGCCCGGCGGAAGAAACCAATGATCACCGCCACGAACGACGCCAGCGGGGGCGAGGTGCTCACCAGGATGCCGCTTAGGCGGGGGGTGAACATCCCTCGAAAGAGCGCCTGCGTGAGGAACACGACCATGCCCAACAGCCGGTGGGCGATCGTCCGCTTGCCGAACGAAGCGAACGGCATCCGCACGACCTCGACGCCGTTCAGGGTCTCTCGCAGCGGGTACTTCTGCGACGGATCATCGAACCCCCGCGCCGACGTGATGACACGCACGTCGCAGCCACGCTCGACGAGCGCT
It encodes the following:
- the xcpT_24 gene encoding Type II secretion system protein G precursor, with translation MAPRPRQAGFTLIELITIALILGILSGVAIPRLYTGYDEAAIGATVSHLKTIALAAEMLQNETGDWPSDAATGDLPTELSGFLRPNLFAVACPTGGAYEWDTNVDSVAARVKIVRETNERSVWVRIDSLLDDGALTTGRMTAEITAGRDELRWVIDP
- a CDS encoding putative glycosyl transferase; the encoded protein is MSKRPRILVISQVYLPDPTSVGQHLADAAEALVERGCDVRVITSARGFDDPSQKYPLRETLNGVEVVRMPFASFGKRTIAHRLLGMVVFLTQALFRGMFTPRLSGILVSTSPPLASFVAVIIGFFRRAPITYWVMDLNPDQMIQLGKIKETAFSARVFNWFNRMILRRSAEVVALDRFMAERLNKKHDVTDKMTVMPPWPHGQHDEPLPHRENPFRKEHNLDGKFVVMYSGNHALTNPIETILEAAVRMQDREDLLFMFIGGGVRKKSVEETIAKHNPTNLISLPYQPLETIRYSLSAADVHLVTLGDAVVGCVHPCKVYGALALGRPVLYAGPRPSHVTDLLSEDNPADRIGWSLEHGDVDGAIAAIDAIRSLPREELDAMGRRAADLVNEQFNTQKMIDRFSDVVLRGAGIDPAAD